The sequence below is a genomic window from Mycobacterium heidelbergense.
CCCGACCGCGATGATGGTGGCCTCGGGTCGCGGCGCCCAACTCGGTATTTTCCTCAAGGGCTATCACTCGTTGGAGGCCACCCGCGCCGTGGACACTGTCGTGTTCGACAAGACCGGCACCCTGACGACGGGTCGGTTGCAGGTCAGCGCGGTAACGGCCGCGCCGGGCTGGAACGCCGACGAGGTGCTCGAATTGGCCGCGACGGTGGAAGCGGCGTCAGAGCATGCGGTCGCGCTCGCGATCGTCGCCGCGGCGACAGCTCAGCGGGAAGCCCAGCCGGAACCGGTCGCCGAGTTCCGTGCGATACCCGGCAGCGGGGTCGTCGGCACCGTGGCCGGGCGGGTGGTACGGGTCGGCAAACCCTCATGGATCGCTTCCTCGCGTGGTTCGGCGACGTTGGCCGCGGCCCGGCGCACCGCCGAATCTCGCGGTGAGACAGTGGTTTCCGTTGAGGTCGACGGTGAATCGTGCGGAGTTATCGCGGTGGCCGACGCGGTGCAGGACTCGGCGGCCGACGCCGTGGCGGCACTGCACAATCGCGGCCTTCGCACCGTGTTGTTGACCGGCGACAACCCGGCGTCGGCGGGCGCCGTGGGTGCCCGCGTGGGTATCGACGAGGTGATCGCCGACATCATGCCCGAAGGCAAGGTCGACGTCATCGAGCAGCTGCGCGACCGCGGGCACGTGGTGGCCATGGTCGGTGACGGCATCAACGACGGGCCCGCATTGGCCTGCGCGGATCTGGGTATGGCCATCGGGCGCGGCACCGACGTCGCGATCGGCGCCGCCGACATCATCCTGGTCCGCGACAACCTCGACGTCGTGCCGCTGGCGCTTGACCTGGCCGCCGCCACGATGCGCACCATCAAGGTCAACATGGCGTGGGCATTCGGCTACAACATCGCCGCCATTCCCATCGCCGCCGCCGGACTGCTCAACCCCCTGGTAGCCGGGGCGGCGATGGCGTTCTCGTCGTTCTTTGTCGTCTCAAACAGCTTGCGGTTACGCAACTTTGGTGCCCAGCGGGCGTCCTAACCTCGCCGGTTGCGGGACAGCTCGCGCAGCATGGCGTTGTAGGCGTCGAGTTCGTCGTCGGCATAACCGGATTCGGCATGCCGATCCGATCGAGACGCGGCGCGACGATCCGCCCGCGCCCACTGCGCGACGAGCACAACGACCACCAGGACCACCGGCAGTTCGCTGGACCCCCAGGCGATCGCTCCGCCGAGATGCTGGTCGCCGTTGAGGCTGGACAGCCACGGCAGGTCGACGTTGCGGTAGAACTGGCCGCCGATCACCGACGTCATCGTCATGGTGGCGATGCCGAAGAACGCATGGAACGGCATCACGGCGAACAGCAGCCCGAGCCGACCCAGGAACGGCAGTTTCCGTGGCCCCGGGTCGATCCCGATGATGCCCCAGAAGAACAGGTAGCCGACCAGCAGGAAGTGCACGCTCATCAGCTCGTGGCCCCAGTGATAGCGAACCAGGACGTCGAAAAGCGGGGTGAAGTACACGATGTAGACCGAGGCCACGAAAAGGACGAAGGCCGTAACCGGATGCGCAAGGAACGCAGTCACTTTCGAGTGCACGATCCACAGCAGCCATTCCCGCGGGCCCGGGGGTTGACCGTCACCGGCCGGCTTGAGGACACGCAACGCCAGGGTCAGCGGCCCGCCCAGTACCAGCAACACCGGGATGAACATATTCAGGGTCATGTGTTCGGCCATGTGAACGCTGAACATCGCTGAGCCGTAAGCCTTTACCCCGGAACTACTGGTGAACACCAGCATCAGGCAGCCCGCCACCCAGGCGACGAGGCGCCCGACCGGCCAGCTGTCACCCCGCCGGCGCAGGCGGACGAATCCGAGCGCGTATCCCACCGCCAAAGCCAGGGCGCCGACACCGATGAACGTGTCGAACCGCCACACGGTCAGGATCGTCAGCACACTCGGCGGAACCGGCAGCGCGTAGCCGAGGAAGACGTCCCACGCGGTGAACCGGTGCGTCAGCAGCCGCGGCGCGGTCTGCGTCGCCATCGACGAAATCAACGCCACCACCGCGATCATCGCCACCGCGTTGCGGATTCCGGACATGCGCCGCGGGCGGCGTCGCGAGGACGCCAGCGACGCGACACCGGTCAGCCACCCGAGCAGCAGCACCGCGGCCGCGGCGATGCCCGCACGCCCGTACCCGGTGGTGACCAGATTCCCCGGCCCCGTCAGCATCAACAGCAACACGGCGCCATAGCCGAGAGTGATTGCTCCACAGACTATTTCGAGGATCAGCACCCGGCGGGCCAGCGTTGCGGCGGGCGGACTGATCGCGGCGGCCACCGTGACTCCCGTCAGCGCCGCAAGCGCCAGGGCGAACACGATGGCCGTACTCGTCGCGTAGTCGTGGTTGGGTCCTTGGCCCGCGTTGCCGCTGACCGGCACGGCGACGACCCCGATCAGCGTCGGCACCAGCAGCACGAAGTGGGGCACCCAGCGTAGGGACAGCCGAACGCAGACCGCCACCACGACGGCGGCCAGGGCGACGACGATCCAGGCCCGCGACATCTCGGAAGCGGAGACGGCATCGCCCAGCGCTGCGCTGCCGAGCAACCGGGGCACCGGCACGTCCGCGTCGCTGGCCGCCTGAACCACCACCATGGCGATGGCGGACAGCGCCCACACCACCGCCGCCCGCTCGACCAGTAGGTGTGTCCGGAATGCGTGTTCGTCGATCACGCCGCGCGCGTCAGGGCACGCAACGACGACGATGTAGAGCAGGCCACCGAAGCAGATGCTGCCGGCCAGAGTTGCGATGAAGTAGCCCACCGGCTACGCCGCCGACCCGTCGGTGGGCCACAGGTGCCCTCGCCGACGTCCACGGGATGCGTTCTCGGGCAACACAATATCGGGTTCTTCTGCGGTTTCCTGTGGTCCCGACCGGGGTGCGGAATTGCTTCGCCACACCATGATGGCAAGGACAGCGCCGATCACCACCGGCAGGTGCGTCAGCATTCGCGCGGCCGTGACGGCGCCGGACAGCGCATCCACGACGACATAGACCGTCAGAACCCCGACGAACGCCGTCAGGACACCTGCGAGACCGGCGGCGGCGCCCGGCCACACCGCCGCGACCACCATGACCATGCCGAGCGCGATCGACCACGACGTGGACTCGTTGAGCAGATGGCTCCCTGGGCTCATTCCGTGACTGTGTGTCAGCCCGACGCTTAGGCCGACCCCCTGCGTGATCGCCAGGGCCAGCTGAGCGATGCCGATGCCGAGCAGCGCCCATTGCTGCCAGGTCATCCGCGAACGTCGCCGCGGCGGCACCCGTTCGATCCCGAGGGGGGCAAGAGGCGCGGTGCCCGGGCGGGACTGCACGAGCCGACGCAGGTCATGGGTTCGATTCGCCACTTGGTCGAACCACGCACTGCAGGCGGCGCACTCGCCGAGGTGCTCATCGACTCGCGCCGAAGGCACTGGCTCTCGCTCACCGTCGAGCCGGGCCGACAGCGCTTCGCGGGCCACTTCGCAATCCACTCCCCTATAGTCGCGCAACGCCGGTGGATGGTTCCAGGTCGGTGGCAATGCCAGGGTGCAACAGTCATCAGCAGAGGCCATCACGTATCGGCGATGTGGCTATCGGCGATGATTCCGCGGTGGCCTCTGGTCGGTTTACATCCGGCGAGCGCTAACCTGGTCTTTCCGAGTTAGTCGTCGCTCCATGTGATGCCATGGATCTCCATTGCCTGTACCAAGTCGGGGTCATCGGGGGTGACGCTTTGATCGGCCGTGCGATTTGTGATCTGTAAGGGAGACTTGTGCTCTCTATCTCTCTCATAGAGAGACCACAGAGTGAAGTTATCGCCGTGCCGAGACAGGTACTCGATTCCGCTCACTAATTCGCCTTCCGGTTCGCTACAGGTATAGATCCAAGCTGATATCGCCTGAGTCAGTTCACGACTGGCATAGCGAATTGCACCAGCATCGAGGTCCTGGCAGCCATGCTTCTTAGCAAGTTGGAGGAACCGCTTCCTCAGCGTCGGAAGTGTCTTATGGTGGCCCGGCAGAACAAAGCGTCCCGACAACGTTGCTGAGCAACGCCGCCGTGGCTCGCACCACGTGCGTGGAAGTTCTCCCGCTTTAGCTGTCGGAAAATGATTCTCATCTTCAGTGGCGATATCGGCCAACTGTTGGGCCAAGGTGGGGTCGGGCCGGAGGGGTGCGAGCACTTCGAGGTAGCAAGCTAATGCGCAGTCTCCAACGTAGAGCACCCGCCAATTGCCTTCTGGGTCGTCCCACCTGCCATCAAAACGACCGCCCTGCGCGTGCTCCCAAGGGGTCCAATTCCATGGTTCGGGAACGTAACCGATGCGATGCACCTCTTGATCAACGACCACCGAGCGTTCAATGGGGCCTAACTCTGTCTCGATACATGACATAGTTGGGCCAACCCCTACCCGACGGCGGCAAACTGACGCGCCGCACCGATCACTCGGGCACCGTCAGTTTCGAAATCGCCCTCGCGCAAGAGTCGAGCCGGAGACCGGTCGTCGAGGAATGGGTTGAGGCCCTGAAACCATGATTGGGCCACTTTTTTGCTATCCCTCTCGCTAATTATCCGAGCAGCGCGATAAGCCACACGAAGACGCTCAACATCGTTCGGATTGGCGATCTTGCGAGTGCCTTCGGCCCACTGCCTCACAGCGCGAGTTTCTTTGACATTTCCGAGGTAGGCCACCAGTGTCGGCCCAAGGAGGTTTCTTAAAGCATCTACCAACTCAGGCGTGTCCATCACCATCGCCTCGTTATAAGCGTCCAGGTCAGATCGAGCCGTTGTCGGCATATCCACATCCACTTTCCCCACCTTCCTCACGTACCACAGACTAGTAACACTATAGATCACAGACTTGATCACTGGTAGTAGCACACTACACTCCACAGACGACGCCGCGTGAGGGTTAACGACTGGCGACAGGAATTGGTGCGCCCGGATAGGGCTCCGTTGCAGTCGGCAACCAAGAGATCACGAAGATCGCCACACGCGTCGCGAGCGACATTAAAGTGCTGTTCGTGGGAAAAACCGCATTAGCCAACGGCCTGGGCCGCTGGTCGGCGCTGGTGGCCTCCCTCGTCGTCTCCGCCGCCATGATTTACGCCCAAGTCACAGAGCCTCCGCCCCGCGTTGAGACGACTCCGGCAGCGGTTCCAACCGTTCCGGCGCCTGCGCCGGCCAGTGCGACGCACACCGCCAGTCCCGCGGAGGCGGAATCGCTGGCGGCAAACGCGCCCGTCGCTGCCCGGGAATTCCAGTTCGCGTTGCCTGCCGGCGTCGCGTCGGAGGAGAGGTTGCAGGTCAAGACCATTTGGGCGGCGCGCGCCATCAACGTGCTGTTTCCACAAATCACCACCATCTTCGGGTACCGACAGGATCCCTTGCCGTGGCATCCCAACGGGTTGGCGATCGATGTGATGATCCCGAACCATGACACCCCAGCGGGCATCGAGCTTGGCAACCAAATCGCCGGCTATGCCTTAGCGAATGCGAAACGATGGGGCGTGAACCACGTGATCTGGCGGCAGAAAATTTATCCGGGCGTCGGCGCGCCGAGCTGGACGGCAAACTACGGCAACGAAACCCTCAACCATTACGACCACGTTCATATCGCCACCAACGGTGGCGGATACCCAACCGGGCACGAAACCTACTACATCGGATCCATGAACCCGATGCCGCCCGAGTGATCAATCGATTTGCCTTACAACGTGTTTCGAAGCGGCTTCGGCTTCGGCTTCGACTTGCGCTAGTCAGTAGTGATACCTCGCCTGGAGGATCTGCAAATCCTCACCCACGACCCGGTACACCAAGCGGTGCTCCTCGGTGATACGGCGCGACCACGCCCCCGAGAGCCCATACTTCAGTGGCTCAGGCTTGCCAATGCCTTCGTTAGGCGAACGGCAAGCCTCGCTGATGAGCTTGTTGATCCGTTTGAGAATCGCCCGATCAGTGGTCTGCCAGTGCGTGTAGTCCTCCCACGCCTGAGGCGCAGAGACGATGTTCACTCCGCCCGGTCTAGATCGGTCCGCCTACCCCGACCTTCGTCAAGGGCGGCGGCGGCATCGAGAAGCCGACGCGCGTTTTCCGGCGAACGGAACAGATAAGCGGTTTCCTGCCACGCCTCCCAGTCGTCGGCGGCGACAAGGAATGCCCGGCCGGCCTTGGAGGTGATCTCTACC
It includes:
- a CDS encoding RES domain-containing protein; amino-acid sequence: MVVDQEVHRIGYVPEPWNWTPWEHAQGGRFDGRWDDPEGNWRVLYVGDCALACYLEVLAPLRPDPTLAQQLADIATEDENHFPTAKAGELPRTWCEPRRRCSATLSGRFVLPGHHKTLPTLRKRFLQLAKKHGCQDLDAGAIRYASRELTQAISAWIYTCSEPEGELVSGIEYLSRHGDNFTLWSLYERDREHKSPLQITNRTADQSVTPDDPDLVQAMEIHGITWSDD
- a CDS encoding zf-HC2 domain-containing protein translates to MDCEVAREALSARLDGEREPVPSARVDEHLGECAACSAWFDQVANRTHDLRRLVQSRPGTAPLAPLGIERVPPRRRSRMTWQQWALLGIGIAQLALAITQGVGLSVGLTHSHGMSPGSHLLNESTSWSIALGMVMVVAAVWPGAAAGLAGVLTAFVGVLTVYVVVDALSGAVTAARMLTHLPVVIGAVLAIMVWRSNSAPRSGPQETAEEPDIVLPENASRGRRRGHLWPTDGSAA
- a CDS encoding type II toxin-antitoxin system Phd/YefM family antitoxin — its product is MAITASEARKNLFPLIEKVNADRTPVEITSKAGRAFLVAADDWEAWQETAYLFRSPENARRLLDAAAALDEGRGRRTDLDRAE
- a CDS encoding Txe/YoeB family addiction module toxin — translated: MNIVSAPQAWEDYTHWQTTDRAILKRINKLISEACRSPNEGIGKPEPLKYGLSGAWSRRITEEHRLVYRVVGEDLQILQARYHY